One Butyricicoccus intestinisimiae genomic window, CCTGCGCAGCCGATGCCTGCCCTGCAGCCCGCGCAGCAGCAAGCGAAGGAAAAAGAAACGCTCATCGACGATATGCCAAAGGCACATGTCATCGGCAGCTGCTTTGACACGTATATTTTGGCAGAGGACGAGAGCGGGCTGATTTTGATTGACAAGCATGCGGCACACGAACGCATTTTGTTCAATCAGCTGAGAAAGCAAGTGGACATTCCGACACAGATGCTGCTGCAGCCGGTCGTTGTCGATTTGTCCGGCGAGGAATACGCGGCAATGATGGACGGCATGGAACAGATTCAATCCATTGGCTTTGTCATGGAGCCGTTTGGTCAGCACAGTGTTGCCGTGCGCGAAGCACCGGCGTACATTGACGCGGGAGATTTGCCCATGACCGTGTCGGAGATGGCGCAGAAGCTGATGGATCGCCGCACACCGGTGCCGGATCGTTTGGATGATTTGATTCATACGGTTTCGTGCAAAGCGGCAATTAAGGGCGGCTGGAAAACCAGCATGGAAGAGCTGCAATCGCTGTGTGACCGCGTGCTGTCGGATCCGGAAGTGACCTGCTGTCCGCACGGCAGACCGGTAACGGTTCGGCTGACCAAATATGAGCTGGATAAAATGTTCAAGCGGGTGAATCAGTGATGAAACAAAAACTTATTTGCATTGCCGGTCCAACAGCTTCCGGCAAAACGGCACTGTCCATCGCGCTGGCGAAACAATTGGATACCGAAATCATTTCCTCGGATTCCATGCAGCTGTATCGCGGCATGGATATCGGCACGGCAAAGCCGGATGCCGCAGAACGAGACGGCGTTGTGCATCACATGTTTGACGTGGCGGATGCCGGAGAGACGTTTTCGGTGGCAAAGTATCAGCAGATGGCGGATGCCTGCGCACAGGATATTTTGTCGCGCGGCAAAATTCCCATCGTGTGCGGCGGCACAGGACTGTACCTGGATGCCCTGATTGAGGGCAGCGTGTTTTCCGGCGATGAGACCAATCTGGAAGCGCGGGAAAAATACAATGCCATTGCACGGGAGCAGGGCGCGCATGCGCTGCATGAAATGCTGCGTGCTGTTGATCCGGTATCGGCGCAGCGCATCCATGAAAACAACGTCAAGCGCGTGGTGCGGGCACTGGAGGTGTACGACCAGACTGGCATGACCATCAACGAATGGAACGCGAAAAATAAGCGGCCGGAGCCAAAGTACGATGCAATTTTGTTTGCCC contains:
- the miaA gene encoding tRNA (adenosine(37)-N6)-dimethylallyltransferase MiaA, translated to MKQKLICIAGPTASGKTALSIALAKQLDTEIISSDSMQLYRGMDIGTAKPDAAERDGVVHHMFDVADAGETFSVAKYQQMADACAQDILSRGKIPIVCGGTGLYLDALIEGSVFSGDETNLEAREKYNAIAREQGAHALHEMLRAVDPVSAQRIHENNVKRVVRALEVYDQTGMTINEWNAKNKRPEPKYDAILFALCPSDRQMLYDRIDRRVDQMAEQGLVAETERLWKSGKLIGTAGQAIGYKELVPYLEGRESLEICLDTLKRASRNYAKRQLTWLRRDSRVHWLQYDAPEDFSGILQQVTEILSERGVTY